The following coding sequences lie in one Hyalangium ruber genomic window:
- a CDS encoding methyl-accepting chemotaxis protein, whose amino-acid sequence MTWFRNLSILTKLFGAFVILLALSTAIGIFSLRQLSSLHGATRRLTNDELPALASVASFHSGFRNYRVAEMEHILATDAEKMSRIERHMERLLAEMVKAAEKYEILITEPTERRLFAELGALWNEYSAEHDKVLALSRRNEDAQAEAILTGRSAQIFETMTAKQDELMALQLQGNHEATAAAERTYEAARGLIVTLILAGAVLGLALCLSIAWSISRPLAEAVRVAGRIAEGDLTVRIEATGDDEPGRLLKGMGAMAQRLAQVIGEVREGAAALASAAGQVSSSSQTLSQGTSEQASSVEETTASLEQMSATIEQNSQHSRQMEQMALEGARQTKESGEAVKATVEAMNTIAEKIGIIEEIAYQTNLLALNAAIEAARAGEHGRGFAVVATEVRKLAERSQTAAKEISGLAGTSVKVAQRSGELLGELVPSIQKTTQLVQEVVAASGEQAAGVGHMNRAMVHVDQVTQRNASAAEELSGTAEELSAQAETLQQLVAYFKVSDREGRRPWTELARQSVRRPGAGGQGGPGAWSLPPPAQGLKAASQAETSQASEAGQHPLSAEDREFRRF is encoded by the coding sequence ATGACGTGGTTCCGAAACCTCTCGATTCTGACCAAGCTCTTCGGAGCGTTCGTCATTCTGCTGGCCCTCTCCACGGCGATCGGGATCTTCTCGCTCCGGCAACTGTCCTCGTTGCATGGCGCGACCCGGCGGCTCACCAATGACGAGCTGCCGGCGCTCGCCTCCGTCGCTTCGTTCCATAGCGGTTTCAGGAACTACCGGGTGGCGGAGATGGAGCACATCCTCGCCACGGACGCGGAGAAGATGTCGCGGATCGAGCGCCATATGGAACGCTTGCTGGCGGAGATGGTGAAGGCCGCCGAGAAGTACGAGATCCTCATCACGGAGCCAACGGAGCGCCGCCTCTTCGCCGAGCTAGGGGCGCTCTGGAACGAGTACTCCGCCGAGCATGACAAGGTGCTGGCGCTGTCTCGGAGGAACGAAGACGCGCAGGCAGAGGCGATCCTCACCGGCCGGTCCGCGCAGATCTTCGAGACCATGACCGCCAAGCAGGATGAGTTGATGGCGCTCCAGCTTCAGGGCAACCATGAGGCGACGGCCGCTGCGGAGCGTACTTACGAGGCGGCGCGAGGCTTGATCGTCACGCTGATCCTGGCGGGAGCCGTGCTGGGCCTCGCCCTGTGCCTGTCCATCGCCTGGAGCATCTCGCGCCCGCTCGCGGAGGCCGTGAGGGTGGCCGGCCGCATCGCCGAGGGAGACCTGACGGTGCGAATCGAGGCCACGGGGGACGATGAGCCGGGCCGGCTGCTGAAGGGCATGGGGGCCATGGCGCAGCGGCTGGCGCAGGTCATCGGGGAGGTGCGGGAGGGCGCGGCGGCGCTGGCCTCCGCGGCGGGGCAGGTCTCCTCCTCCTCGCAGACCCTGTCGCAGGGCACCTCGGAGCAGGCCAGCAGCGTGGAGGAGACGACGGCGAGCCTGGAGCAGATGAGCGCCACGATCGAGCAGAACAGCCAGCACAGCCGGCAGATGGAGCAAATGGCGCTCGAGGGCGCGCGGCAGACGAAGGAGAGCGGCGAGGCGGTGAAGGCGACGGTGGAGGCGATGAACACGATCGCGGAGAAGATCGGCATCATCGAGGAGATCGCCTACCAGACGAACCTGCTGGCGCTGAACGCGGCGATCGAGGCCGCGCGGGCGGGAGAGCACGGCCGGGGCTTCGCGGTGGTGGCGACGGAGGTGCGCAAGCTGGCGGAGCGCAGCCAGACGGCGGCCAAGGAGATCAGCGGCCTGGCGGGCACGAGCGTGAAGGTGGCCCAGCGCAGCGGCGAGCTGCTGGGGGAGCTGGTGCCGTCGATCCAGAAGACGACGCAGCTGGTGCAGGAGGTGGTGGCGGCCAGCGGGGAGCAGGCCGCGGGGGTAGGGCACATGAACCGGGCGATGGTGCATGTGGATCAGGTGACGCAGCGCAACGCCTCCGCGGCGGAGGAGCTGTCGGGGACGGCCGAGGAGCTGTCCGCGCAGGCAGAGACGCTGCAGCAGCTCGTGGCGTACTTCAAGGTGAGTGACAGAGAGGGCAGGAGGCCCTGGACCGAGCTAGCCCGGCAGAGCGTGAGGCGGCCGGGAGCGGGTGGGCAGGGCGGCCCTGGCGCTTGGAGCCTGCCTCCCCCCGCGCAGGGCTTGAAGGCCGCCAGTCAGGCAGAGACGTCCCAGGCGAGCGAGGCGGGCCAGCACCCGCTGTCCGCCGAGGATCGTGAGTTCAGGCGCTTCTAA
- a CDS encoding TonB-dependent receptor: MRGTTRWLLCVSWCLMAAVGWAQEGGTIRGTVYVSGNEPLPEAQVGVVGTELTATTNAEGQFELRNVPPARHELKVSFPGYQDLLQPVDVVAGQVASLELDLRLDEQFGEEIVVTGSKFGEKRLESPVTVESVQAKAIQMSGGTSYLTALSAVKGVDFADTGVNEKRISTRGFNTQFNSRMITMVDGRLAQMPGNGLPLGSQMPTSNLDLKSVEVVVGPASALYGANAHAGVINLITKSPWDESGATVALRGGTQSLVDASARVAGTVSEDFGYKVTGQFVRGEDFVPDRELRTHYYGGGTQPLVFEADMLEDYDVRSIKAEGFVYYRRGDWNFKGGYGFSSADGMSLTNSGRNHLRDWQVHQQTVSASHPNWFAQVSRTTSNAGGTYQLDRLAGLVQAGGGAPSEPSELDATREQIKFIDESQLIDSELQHQNSIGGLKLITGLQLRLYMPSSRGSYLADTDGKKLNATEFGGYLQGDYSLLRDKLRLVAAARLDTHSNYSAQFSPKAAVVYSPQRNHHLRAGYNRAFKSPTILENYLLINNTLLGNRTGFIIRDAEGNLVSEIDPLVPESVDSVEVGYKATFAEKLLVDVVAYHSWYENFISALTPRANPATGTFAFYPDGRPVAEGTPGQGALSTYANFGRSRVAGADLGLDYMLTPQISLNGSISYIKLLKFHSNDPSQPSLLLNVPDLKLKASITLQNLLVKNTFLRVFGRYQTAFEFRSGRWNSTLFYADGKVPARFVADIGAGYNFDNGLALSANVFNVFNDRGVDVLGAPPGGVMASMQLAYKYDGLNY; the protein is encoded by the coding sequence ATGCGGGGCACGACGCGTTGGCTGCTGTGCGTCTCGTGGTGTCTGATGGCTGCGGTGGGGTGGGCGCAGGAGGGTGGGACGATTCGAGGGACGGTCTACGTCTCCGGCAACGAGCCCCTTCCCGAGGCGCAGGTCGGAGTGGTGGGCACGGAGCTGACGGCCACCACCAACGCCGAGGGGCAGTTCGAGCTGCGCAACGTGCCCCCCGCGCGGCACGAGCTGAAGGTCTCCTTCCCCGGCTACCAGGACCTCCTCCAGCCGGTGGACGTCGTCGCGGGCCAGGTCGCGTCGCTCGAGTTGGACCTGCGGCTCGACGAGCAGTTCGGCGAGGAGATCGTGGTGACCGGCTCGAAGTTCGGGGAGAAGCGGCTCGAGTCTCCCGTGACGGTCGAGTCGGTGCAGGCCAAGGCGATCCAGATGTCCGGAGGCACCTCGTACCTGACGGCCCTGTCGGCGGTGAAGGGCGTGGACTTCGCGGACACCGGCGTGAACGAGAAGCGCATCTCCACCCGTGGCTTCAACACCCAGTTCAACTCGCGGATGATCACCATGGTGGATGGCCGGCTGGCGCAGATGCCCGGCAACGGCCTGCCGCTGGGCTCGCAGATGCCCACCTCGAACCTGGATCTCAAGTCGGTGGAGGTCGTCGTCGGCCCGGCCTCGGCGCTCTATGGCGCCAACGCCCACGCGGGAGTGATCAACCTGATCACCAAGTCGCCCTGGGATGAGTCGGGTGCCACGGTGGCGCTGCGCGGCGGCACCCAGTCGCTGGTGGACGCGTCCGCGCGCGTGGCGGGCACCGTCTCCGAGGACTTTGGCTACAAGGTCACCGGCCAGTTCGTTCGCGGCGAGGACTTCGTGCCGGACCGGGAGCTGCGGACCCATTACTACGGGGGTGGCACGCAGCCGCTCGTCTTCGAGGCGGACATGCTCGAGGACTATGACGTGCGCTCGATCAAGGCGGAGGGCTTCGTCTACTACCGGCGCGGGGACTGGAACTTCAAGGGCGGCTACGGCTTCTCCTCGGCGGATGGCATGTCCCTGACCAACTCCGGGCGTAACCACCTGCGCGACTGGCAGGTGCATCAGCAGACGGTGTCCGCCAGCCACCCGAACTGGTTCGCCCAGGTGTCGCGCACCACGAGCAACGCGGGAGGTACCTACCAGCTGGACCGTCTGGCTGGCCTGGTGCAGGCGGGGGGCGGCGCTCCCAGCGAGCCTTCCGAGCTGGACGCGACGCGGGAGCAGATCAAGTTCATCGACGAGAGCCAGCTCATCGACTCGGAGCTCCAGCACCAGAACTCTATCGGAGGACTGAAGCTCATCACCGGCCTGCAGCTGCGCCTGTACATGCCCAGCTCCCGGGGCTCCTACCTGGCGGACACGGATGGCAAGAAGCTGAATGCCACCGAGTTCGGCGGCTACCTGCAGGGCGACTACTCACTGCTGCGGGACAAGCTCCGGCTGGTGGCGGCGGCGCGGCTCGACACCCACTCCAACTACTCGGCGCAGTTCAGCCCCAAGGCCGCGGTGGTCTACAGCCCGCAGCGGAACCACCACCTGCGGGCCGGCTACAACCGCGCGTTCAAGAGCCCGACCATCCTCGAGAACTACCTGCTCATCAACAACACCCTGCTCGGCAACCGCACGGGCTTCATCATCCGGGATGCGGAGGGCAACCTGGTCTCGGAGATTGATCCGCTGGTGCCCGAGAGCGTGGACTCGGTCGAGGTGGGCTACAAGGCCACGTTCGCCGAGAAGCTCCTGGTGGACGTGGTGGCCTACCACTCGTGGTACGAGAACTTCATCAGCGCGCTGACGCCTCGGGCCAACCCCGCGACGGGCACCTTTGCCTTCTATCCGGACGGCAGGCCCGTGGCGGAGGGGACTCCCGGGCAGGGGGCGCTCTCCACCTACGCCAACTTCGGCCGCTCGCGCGTGGCGGGCGCGGATCTCGGGCTCGACTACATGCTCACCCCGCAGATCAGCCTCAATGGCAGCATCTCGTACATCAAGCTGCTCAAGTTCCACAGCAACGACCCGAGCCAGCCCTCGCTGCTGCTGAACGTGCCCGACTTGAAGCTCAAGGCCTCCATCACGCTGCAGAACCTGCTGGTGAAGAACACGTTCCTGCGCGTCTTCGGCCGGTACCAGACGGCGTTCGAGTTCAGGTCGGGCCGGTGGAACAGCACCCTGTTCTACGCGGATGGCAAGGTGCCGGCGCGCTTCGTGGCGGACATTGGAGCGGGCTACAACTTCGACAATGGCCTGGCGCTGAGCGCCAACGTCTTCAATGTCTTCAATGACCGCGGCGTGGACGTGCTGGGCGCGCCTCCCGGCGGGGTCATGGCCTCCATGCAGCTTGCGTATAAGTACGACGGGCTCAACTACTAG
- a CDS encoding MFS transporter, whose translation MTSTSAPVPPISALRLPGYVAFLATFMLAMMADNIEHVISYWVAFQKFHSPALGGFAVVSHWLPFLLLSVPVGALNDRFDSRRLIQMGMVLFILASLGWGYFFVTDSLKVWHAMVLLTLHGGAGVLWNTSSQMLLYDIVGPASLASAVRLNATARYLGVLVGPGVGSLIMRTLGPTYGIFLNVVFYLPLAIWLIRAPYGRHYRGVEAGPKRAVRGLADILQTVRDVRGLPIVSGMVLLAGAASFFIGNSYHAQMPGFADDLGHGDPGAAYTALLGADAAGALLAGILLETRGSWLRMTPTAAMTLALLWGSALFAFATVHVYAVAIVLLFAAGFFELSFSSMAQALVQMNAPDAIRGRVLGLFAMAALGLRAFSGIVVGLLGSVVGTHVSLGIAAAGFVAVIAFLFWRTRPATR comes from the coding sequence GTGACTTCCACCTCCGCCCCTGTTCCACCCATCAGCGCTCTTCGCCTTCCCGGCTACGTCGCATTCCTCGCGACGTTCATGCTGGCGATGATGGCCGACAACATCGAGCACGTCATCAGCTACTGGGTGGCGTTCCAGAAGTTCCACTCGCCGGCGCTGGGTGGCTTCGCGGTCGTCTCGCACTGGTTGCCCTTCCTGCTGCTCTCGGTGCCCGTCGGGGCGCTGAATGACCGCTTCGATTCACGGCGGCTCATTCAAATGGGGATGGTGCTCTTCATCCTCGCGTCGCTGGGCTGGGGCTACTTCTTCGTCACGGACTCGCTGAAGGTCTGGCATGCGATGGTGCTCCTCACGCTCCATGGGGGCGCGGGCGTGCTCTGGAACACCTCCAGCCAGATGCTGCTCTACGACATCGTCGGGCCCGCCTCGCTGGCCAGCGCCGTGCGGTTGAACGCGACGGCACGCTACCTCGGGGTGCTGGTGGGCCCTGGCGTCGGCAGCCTCATCATGCGCACGCTGGGGCCGACATACGGCATCTTCCTCAACGTCGTCTTCTATCTGCCCCTGGCCATCTGGCTCATCCGCGCGCCGTATGGCCGCCACTACCGCGGCGTCGAGGCGGGGCCCAAGCGTGCGGTGAGAGGCCTCGCCGACATCCTCCAGACGGTGCGAGACGTCCGTGGCCTTCCCATCGTGTCCGGCATGGTGCTGCTCGCGGGCGCCGCGTCGTTCTTCATCGGCAACAGCTACCACGCGCAAATGCCGGGCTTCGCCGATGACCTTGGGCATGGAGATCCGGGCGCGGCCTACACAGCCCTGCTCGGCGCCGATGCCGCTGGCGCGCTGCTCGCCGGCATTCTCCTCGAGACGCGTGGAAGCTGGCTTCGGATGACGCCCACGGCCGCGATGACGCTCGCGCTTCTGTGGGGGAGCGCGCTCTTCGCCTTCGCGACGGTACACGTCTACGCGGTGGCGATCGTGCTGCTCTTCGCCGCGGGGTTCTTCGAACTCTCGTTCAGCAGCATGGCGCAGGCCCTGGTGCAGATGAATGCCCCCGACGCGATCCGGGGCCGCGTGCTCGGGCTCTTCGCGATGGCGGCGCTGGGCCTTCGCGCTTTCAGCGGCATCGTGGTGGGCCTGCTGGGGAGCGTGGTGGGAACCCACGTCTCTCTGGGCATCGCTGCCGCGGGTTTCGTCGCAGTCATCGCGTTCCTCTTCTGGAGGACGAGGCCTGCGACGAGGTGA
- a CDS encoding zinc-dependent metalloprotease codes for MFKKAAVLVASCGALLSGCGTEPQTENEEIISNLVEAGFPASDIMVSEGSVYVGRDAHVTLDASREMLQAGSEGPEQYRTTNLVGTSVTKICVVPTTQFNSYSRLSAGLDLAIANYNSLGLRLTFARGSGSGCTATISAKTMSGTGGSAGFPTGGKPYGTINIGTGLQSYSEDVNEHVITHELGHAIGFRHTDYYNRSISCGSGGDEGASNVGAIHIPGTPTTATVGGSVMNSCFRSTESGEWTNSDKTALNALY; via the coding sequence ATGTTCAAGAAAGCGGCAGTTCTCGTGGCGAGCTGTGGGGCGTTGCTGTCCGGCTGCGGTACCGAACCGCAGACCGAGAACGAGGAGATCATCTCCAACCTGGTCGAGGCCGGCTTCCCGGCCAGCGACATCATGGTCTCCGAGGGCTCCGTGTACGTGGGGCGTGATGCTCACGTGACCCTCGATGCGTCCCGGGAGATGCTCCAGGCTGGCAGTGAGGGCCCGGAGCAGTACCGGACGACCAATCTCGTCGGCACCAGCGTGACGAAGATCTGCGTCGTTCCCACCACCCAGTTCAACAGCTACAGCCGGCTCAGCGCGGGGCTCGATCTGGCCATCGCCAACTACAACAGCCTGGGACTCCGCCTGACCTTCGCGCGTGGCTCGGGCTCCGGCTGCACCGCGACCATCAGCGCGAAGACCATGAGCGGCACCGGCGGCTCCGCAGGCTTCCCCACGGGTGGCAAGCCCTACGGAACCATCAATATCGGCACCGGGCTGCAGAGCTACAGCGAGGACGTGAACGAGCACGTCATTACCCACGAGCTGGGCCACGCGATCGGCTTCCGCCACACGGACTACTACAATCGGTCCATTAGCTGCGGCTCCGGCGGCGACGAGGGCGCCTCGAACGTGGGAGCCATCCACATCCCCGGGACGCCGACCACTGCCACGGTGGGCGGGTCGGTCATGAACTCCTGCTTCCGCTCGACCGAGTCCGGCGAGTGGACCAACTCTGACAAGACCGCGCTGAACGCCCTCTACTGA
- a CDS encoding trypsin-like serine peptidase: MVRQPPGSFTTPWGLILAGTVLLGVTACGDAVPAAPLVCSDPKQPEVRSLWQCGPSLDFTPINRYQGEFADVQDREDAVVLVEGRCTGTLIEASAGPVVITAGHCVGLGDRLLLVFNFEDEPDGDPLITEGTVIEQALEPDYALIQLDVLPAVTPALLTTQVSERLAIIQHPRGYPKVIAEGSFLDSCNQLVYYTDLDTLVGSSGAGVLNRQGHLLGIHTDGDCDEKGGGSNRGWTAEVIVEASPYLQSVDIADR, from the coding sequence ATGGTGCGACAGCCCCCTGGTTCGTTCACCACTCCGTGGGGGCTGATCCTCGCGGGCACCGTTCTCCTGGGTGTTACTGCCTGTGGAGATGCGGTGCCCGCGGCTCCTCTGGTCTGCTCGGATCCGAAGCAGCCGGAGGTGCGCAGTCTGTGGCAGTGCGGCCCGAGCCTCGATTTCACCCCCATCAACCGCTACCAGGGCGAGTTCGCTGACGTCCAGGACAGGGAAGACGCGGTCGTCCTGGTCGAAGGACGCTGCACCGGGACGCTGATCGAAGCGAGCGCGGGACCGGTGGTGATAACGGCGGGGCACTGCGTTGGGCTCGGGGATCGGCTATTGCTGGTCTTCAACTTCGAGGACGAGCCCGACGGAGACCCGCTGATCACCGAGGGCACTGTCATCGAGCAAGCGCTTGAGCCCGACTATGCGCTCATCCAGCTCGACGTGCTTCCCGCGGTCACGCCGGCCTTGCTGACGACCCAGGTCAGCGAGCGGTTGGCGATCATCCAGCACCCCCGGGGCTACCCCAAGGTCATCGCCGAAGGCAGCTTCCTGGACTCATGTAATCAGCTTGTCTACTACACGGACCTGGACACCCTGGTAGGGAGCTCCGGCGCTGGCGTGCTCAACCGTCAAGGCCACCTGCTGGGCATCCACACCGACGGCGATTGCGATGAAAAAGGCGGCGGATCCAACCGAGGCTGGACCGCGGAAGTGATCGTCGAAGCGTCCCCATACCTGCAGAGCGTCGACATCGCCGACCGCTGA
- a CDS encoding glutaredoxin domain-containing protein, giving the protein MHALLIAMVFAASPPLDEAKSHLKAGRIDDVYFALEGQQLPEAEHPAAADVLADAARKALTKKDAVMALQLARMAEKYGKAHAGVLETAARASRALEQFEDAEKYADRWLESAPRSDAGHLFRAELAVEAAEWDVALSHLEAVKGPAAKSAKALELRKRARKEHQEKATGLSTLKDLEKQLARAQEEATKNPSRRTGSRAEARSEGVVIYTTAWCGYCKRAKAWLKARGVAFVERDVEKDPDAAAELANKAAAAKKSPRGVPVIDVKGTLVLGFDEKQLEQLL; this is encoded by the coding sequence ATGCACGCGCTCTTGATCGCCATGGTCTTCGCGGCCTCGCCGCCCCTCGATGAAGCGAAGTCCCACTTGAAGGCGGGCCGCATCGATGACGTCTACTTCGCGCTCGAGGGCCAGCAACTTCCAGAGGCAGAGCACCCGGCGGCGGCAGACGTGCTGGCGGACGCAGCCAGGAAGGCGCTGACGAAGAAGGATGCCGTCATGGCGCTCCAGCTTGCGCGCATGGCGGAGAAGTACGGCAAGGCGCACGCAGGGGTGCTCGAGACCGCCGCGCGTGCGAGCCGCGCCCTCGAGCAGTTCGAAGACGCAGAGAAGTACGCCGACCGGTGGCTGGAGTCAGCCCCGCGCAGCGACGCCGGCCACCTCTTCCGGGCCGAGCTCGCGGTCGAGGCCGCGGAGTGGGACGTCGCCCTCTCCCATCTCGAAGCAGTGAAAGGGCCCGCCGCCAAGAGCGCGAAGGCCCTGGAGCTGCGCAAACGCGCCAGGAAGGAGCACCAGGAGAAAGCAACGGGCCTATCGACGCTGAAGGACCTCGAGAAGCAGCTCGCGCGGGCGCAGGAGGAGGCGACGAAGAACCCCTCGCGCCGAACCGGCTCTCGGGCTGAGGCCAGATCCGAGGGCGTGGTGATCTACACCACGGCGTGGTGCGGGTACTGCAAGCGAGCCAAGGCCTGGCTGAAGGCACGCGGTGTGGCCTTCGTGGAGAGGGACGTCGAGAAGGATCCGGATGCCGCAGCCGAACTCGCCAACAAGGCCGCGGCGGCCAAGAAGTCCCCTCGCGGCGTGCCGGTCATCGACGTGAAGGGCACGCTCGTCCTCGGCTTCGATGAGAAGCAGCTCGAGCAGCTGCTCTGA
- a CDS encoding aldo/keto reductase: MELRRLGRSDIQISSIGLGCWQFSEGFGLVGGFWEALPPETVREIVDASLRGGINWFDTAEAYGHGRSEQALASALEHLGKKPGEVIVATKWLPLMRGSLSITETIDERIAYLSPYGIDLHQVHQPFAIATVEAQANAMADLVEAKKIRTVGVSNFSAKRMRAFHAALARRGIPLVSNQMPYSLLDRRIESNGVLDAAKELGITIIAYSPLAQGLLSGKFHDDPKLIRKSPGPRKFLPSFRPRGLARTRPLVDELRKIATAHGATASQVALNWLIHFHGDTVVAIPGATKRRHAEENVGAMGFTLSQDELRRIDELSRQVR; the protein is encoded by the coding sequence GTGGAACTTCGAAGACTCGGGCGGTCGGATATCCAGATCTCCTCGATTGGCCTTGGCTGCTGGCAGTTCTCCGAGGGCTTTGGCCTGGTGGGTGGCTTCTGGGAGGCCCTGCCCCCCGAGACGGTCCGGGAGATCGTCGATGCGTCCCTGCGCGGCGGCATCAACTGGTTCGACACCGCCGAGGCCTACGGCCATGGCCGCTCGGAGCAGGCGCTCGCGTCCGCGCTCGAGCACCTGGGCAAGAAGCCGGGAGAGGTCATCGTCGCCACGAAGTGGCTGCCGCTGATGCGCGGCTCGTTGAGCATCACCGAGACGATCGATGAACGCATCGCGTACCTGAGCCCCTATGGCATCGATCTGCATCAGGTCCATCAGCCCTTCGCGATCGCCACGGTCGAGGCCCAGGCCAACGCCATGGCGGATCTGGTCGAGGCGAAGAAGATCCGCACGGTGGGCGTGAGCAACTTCTCCGCGAAGCGAATGCGCGCGTTCCACGCGGCGCTGGCTCGCCGGGGCATTCCGCTCGTCTCCAACCAGATGCCCTACAGCCTGCTGGACCGCAGAATCGAGTCCAACGGCGTGCTCGATGCCGCCAAGGAGCTGGGCATCACGATCATCGCGTACTCGCCGCTGGCGCAGGGTCTGCTCTCGGGCAAGTTCCACGACGATCCGAAGCTCATCCGCAAGAGCCCGGGCCCTCGCAAGTTCCTGCCGAGCTTCCGCCCCCGCGGGCTCGCGCGCACCCGCCCGCTCGTGGACGAGCTGCGAAAAATTGCCACGGCCCACGGCGCTACCGCCTCGCAGGTGGCCCTCAACTGGCTGATCCACTTCCATGGGGACACCGTGGTCGCCATCCCCGGCGCCACCAAGCGGCGCCATGCCGAGGAGAACGTCGGCGCCATGGGCTTCACCCTCTCGCAGGACGAGCTGCGCCGCATCGACGAGCTGTCGAGGCAGGTCCGCTGA
- a CDS encoding OmpA/MotB family protein yields the protein MKRTIVSLVAVGLFAGCGVPKAQLDAKAVEAENYRRQYGDEADKAKALEEKVAQLSADLETAQKERTKSDEAAAASEARAQELKKRVGELSALNESLAQSKDKLEKARAELEKKSEEYQSLASSLKDEIKAGKIELSELKGRMVVQMKDKILFSSGSVKINPEGQAALAKVAEALKGAAGKHIRVEGHTDDVPTDPKGSFPSNWELSTTRAIEVVKLLKEKGVPAERLSAAGYGEYHPIASNRTPQGKSQNRRIEIVLAPEDQAPGTKTNSASR from the coding sequence ATGAAGCGGACGATCGTGTCGTTGGTGGCGGTGGGACTCTTCGCGGGGTGTGGCGTGCCGAAGGCGCAGCTCGACGCCAAGGCCGTGGAGGCGGAGAACTACCGTCGGCAGTACGGAGATGAGGCCGATAAGGCGAAGGCGCTCGAGGAGAAGGTGGCGCAGCTCTCGGCGGACCTGGAGACCGCGCAGAAGGAGCGCACGAAGTCGGATGAGGCGGCTGCCGCCAGCGAGGCCCGTGCCCAGGAGCTCAAGAAGAGGGTAGGGGAGCTGTCGGCGCTCAACGAGTCGCTCGCCCAGAGCAAGGACAAGCTGGAGAAGGCGCGCGCGGAGCTGGAGAAGAAGTCCGAGGAGTACCAGTCGCTCGCGAGCAGCCTCAAGGATGAGATCAAGGCAGGGAAGATCGAGCTGTCCGAGCTGAAGGGCCGGATGGTGGTGCAGATGAAGGACAAGATCCTGTTCTCGTCCGGCAGCGTGAAGATCAACCCGGAGGGGCAGGCGGCGCTGGCGAAGGTGGCCGAGGCGCTCAAGGGCGCGGCGGGCAAGCACATCCGCGTGGAGGGCCACACGGACGACGTGCCGACGGACCCGAAGGGCTCCTTCCCGAGCAACTGGGAGCTGTCCACCACGCGCGCGATCGAGGTGGTGAAGCTGCTCAAGGAGAAGGGCGTGCCGGCGGAGCGACTCTCCGCCGCGGGCTATGGCGAGTACCACCCCATCGCCTCCAACCGGACGCCGCAGGGCAAGAGCCAGAACCGCCGCATCGAGATCGTCCTCGCGCCCGAAGACCAGGCGCCGGGAACGAAGACGAATTCGGCGAGTCGCTAG
- a CDS encoding peptidylprolyl isomerase encodes MGYSPNPLAAQRFARVDTTAVQLPEATLASDEPIRVTVPAPPSLTEEELVRRFNQLAREHAQVREREPGEAVEQGDDVQLDIIGYANDKLIPFSIRTGLWMELAPDDALPGFAELLAGSAVGDCVGITLVLPDTYPVESLRGVTARFMVDLLAAREVLPPEPDSVGFLRQLGRGNSLSEVMNALGQELLQERTDAQWLEAQNRVLDVLASRLRVTLPKALIDEEIRRRWVMAEGQTVQEKNFSPAEEQEALEAWKTDPATRAEVERRLRISLALKAVAQRDELRLEPGEVFGFLEKYLDAYGLQASEVWEALVNPETAAPLQNLAWHLHAVEHVMKQAEIHFEGGEA; translated from the coding sequence ATGGGCTACAGCCCCAACCCGCTCGCCGCGCAGCGCTTTGCCCGCGTGGACACCACGGCCGTGCAGCTCCCCGAGGCCACGCTTGCCTCGGACGAGCCCATTCGCGTCACGGTTCCCGCCCCACCTTCTCTCACCGAGGAGGAGCTCGTCCGCCGCTTCAACCAGCTGGCACGTGAGCACGCGCAGGTGCGTGAGCGCGAGCCGGGGGAAGCGGTGGAGCAGGGAGATGATGTCCAGCTGGACATCATTGGCTACGCCAACGACAAGCTCATTCCCTTCAGCATCCGCACCGGGCTGTGGATGGAGCTGGCGCCCGACGACGCGCTGCCTGGCTTCGCGGAGCTCCTCGCGGGCTCGGCGGTGGGCGACTGCGTGGGCATCACGCTCGTGCTGCCCGACACCTACCCGGTCGAGTCCCTGCGAGGGGTGACCGCACGGTTCATGGTCGATCTGCTGGCCGCGCGGGAGGTGCTACCGCCCGAGCCCGACTCCGTGGGGTTCCTGCGCCAGCTCGGCCGGGGGAACTCGCTTTCGGAGGTGATGAACGCCCTGGGCCAGGAGTTGCTCCAGGAGCGGACCGATGCGCAGTGGCTGGAGGCGCAGAACCGGGTGTTGGACGTACTGGCTTCCCGTCTGCGGGTGACGCTGCCCAAGGCCCTCATCGACGAGGAGATTCGTCGCCGCTGGGTGATGGCCGAAGGGCAGACGGTGCAGGAGAAGAACTTCTCTCCGGCCGAGGAGCAGGAGGCGCTCGAGGCGTGGAAGACGGACCCGGCCACGCGAGCGGAGGTGGAGCGGCGGCTGCGCATCTCCCTGGCGCTCAAGGCCGTGGCCCAGCGTGACGAGCTGAGGCTGGAGCCTGGCGAGGTGTTCGGTTTCCTCGAGAAGTACCTGGACGCCTACGGGCTTCAGGCCTCGGAAGTATGGGAGGCGCTCGTCAATCCCGAGACAGCCGCTCCCCTGCAAAACCTCGCCTGGCATCTGCACGCCGTCGAGCACGTGATGAAGCAGGCGGAGATCCACTTCGAGGGCGGCGAGGCCTGA